CGCTGGCGAGCGGCGCACCGCTCGTCTACCTGGACTCCGGGGCGACCACCCAGAAACCGCTGGCGGTCCTGGACGCCGAGCGGGAGTTCTACCTCACCCGCAACGCGGCCGTGCACCGCGGCGCGCACCAGCTCGCGGGCGAGGCCACGGAGGCCTACGAGGACGCCCGGCACACCGTCGCGCGGTTCATCGGCGCGGCCGACGACGAAGTGGTCTTCACCAAGAACACCACCGAGGGCATCAACCTCGTCGCCTACGCCCTCGGCAACGCCGGCCGGATCGGCCCCGGCGACCGCATCGTGGTGACGGAGATGGAACACCACGCCAACCTGGTGCCCTGGCAGCAGCTCGCCGAGCGGACCGGGGCAACCCTGGACTGGTTCGGCCTGACCGACGACGGCCGCCTCGACCTGACCCGGATCGACGAACTCCTCGACGAGCGCACCAGGGTGCTCGCCGTCACCCACCAGTCCAACGTGCTCGGCACGCTCAACCCGGTGCGCGAACTCGCGGACCGCGCCCATGCGTTCGGCACCCTGGTGGTCGTGGACGGCGCCCAGTCCGTACCGCACCGCCCGGTGGACGTGCGCGCGCTGGGCGCGGACTTCCTCGCGTTCTCCGGGCACAAGATGCTCGGCCCGAACGGCATCGGCGTGCTGTGGGGCCGCGCGGACCTGCTCGGCGAACTGCCGCCGTTCCTCACCGGCGGCTCGATGATCGAGGTGGTGGAGATGGACCGCACCAGCTTCCTGCCGCCGCCGCAGCGCTTCGAGGCGGGCGTCCCGATGACCGCGCAGGCGGTGGGGCTCGCGGCGGCGGTCGACTACCTGGAGCGGCTGGGCATGGCCGAGGTGGCGGCGTACGAGGAGACGCTCACCGCCCGCGCCCTGGAACTGCTCGCCGAGGTCCCGGGCGTCCGCGTGGTCGGGCCCGCCGGCCCCGCCGACCGGGGTTCGGCGGTCTCCTTCACCGTGGACGGCATCCACCCGCACGACGTCGGCCAGGTCCTGGACGACCGGGGCGTCGCCGTCCGCGTCGGCCACCACTGCGCCCGGCCGATCGTGCGGCGCTACGGCATCCCGGCGACCACCCGCGCGAGCTTCTACGTCTACAACACCCCCGCCGAGGTGGACGCGCTGGTCGAGGGCGTACGGGCGGCGCAGCGGTTCTTCGCCCGGTGACCGTCGCGGCCACGCGGGCGAGGGGCCGCGGCCGGGGCGGTCGGCCCAGGCCCTCGATGCGGAGGCTGCGGCGGGGCGGGTGACCGGTGCGGGGCGGTGGCAGCGGGCGCACGTCCAGGTTCCGGAGCCGGCGCACGCCGCCGGGTTCCAGACGGTGGCGGGCGGCGGCTTCGAGGCGTGGACCGGTGCCGCGCGGACCACCGGGGGTCGGCGACCGTGACCACGCGGGCGCCGTGCCCGGCGGGGCGGGCGCCGAGCCGACCGCCGCCGGGAGATGAGGGCCGACCGGGGATCCGCCGCCGCGCCGGGCGGGTCGGCGGGTCGGCGGGTCGGCGGGTCGGCGGGTCGGCGGGTCGGCGGGTCGGCGGGTCGGCGGGTCGGCGGGTCGGCGGGTCGGCGGGTCGGCGGGTCGGCGGGTCAGGCGTCCCCCGCCGCCGGTTCGCGCGCCACCGCCTCGCCCGGGGTCGGCCCGCGCCCGGCGCAGTTCGGCCGCCGCCGGCGGCACCGGGTCCGCCGGCCGCGCACGACATCCCAGCCGGCCCGATCCAGCGGCCGGTCGTCCCCGCACCGCTCCGTGAGCAGCGGCGCGCGGCGGGACGACCGTCACCCCCCGCGGCATGCGGTGACGGTCGTGCCCACGGGTGCGGGGGGCACGAGGCGCCCCCGGGCCCTGAGGTGTGCCCGGCCGTTCACCGCGGGGTGTGGATCATCCACATCTCGGGGCGGTCCAGCGGGCGGAAGCCCAGCTTCTCGTAGACCCCGTGCGCGTCCTCGGTGGCGAGCAGGATGCGACGCAGGCCGTACGGCCGCAGGTGGTCGCGGATGCCCGCGACGAACGCGGTGCCCACACCCTTGCCGCGCACCGAGCGGTCGACGTAGACATCGGCGAGCCACGCGAACAGCGCCCGGTCGGTCACCACCCGGGCGTACGCCACCTGCGCGCCCGTATCCGTCTCGTACACCCCGAAGTTGAGCGAGGACGCCATGGCCTGCTCGTGCGTCTCGCGGGGGCGGTCCACCGCCCAGTAGGCGTCGGTGGACAGCCAGCGGTGGACCAGGCCGACGTCGACGCGGGCGGTGTCGTCGGAGAACTCGTAGCCATCGGGGAGTCGGGGTGTCTCGCTCATCGCGCGATGATCGCAGGCGCGGGCCGTCCGGGGCCACCCGATTCGGGTTCCACCGGCAGGCCCTACCGCGCCTCGTCCCAGGCCGCCCGCAGCCGCCGCACCCCGTCCGCGATCTCCCCGGTGCCGGCCACCGCCGCGAAGCTCAGCCGCACGTACGGGCCGGGGGGTTCGGCGCTGAAGTAGGGGCGCCCCGGGGTGAGGGCCACGCCCGCGCGCAGGGCGGCGGCGGACAGTGCCGCGTCGTCGGTGCCCTCGGGCAGGCGCGGCCAGAGGTGGTAGCCGCCGGACGGGACGTGCGGCAGGGCGAGTTCGGGCAGGTGCAGGGCGAGCGCGCGGGTCATCGCCTCGCGGCGCAGCCGCAACTCCTCCGCCAGCGTGCGCAGATGGCGGGTCCAGGCCGGGGAGCCGACCAGTTCCAGCGCGGCCTCCTGGAGCGGGCGGGGGACGAAGAAGGTGTCCACCACCTGGATGGCGCGCAGCCGTTCCAGCACCGGTCCGTGCGCGGCGAGCGCGCTCACCCGGAAGCTGGGTGAGGTCGCCTTGGTCAGCGAGCCGACGTGCACCACCACGCCGTCGGGGTCGTCGGCGGCCAGCGGGCGCGGCAGCGGGCCCGCGTCGGCGTGCACGAGGCGCCGTACGAAGTCGTCCTCGATGACGAAGGCGCCGGCCGCGCGGGCGATGCGCAGCACCTCGGGGCGCCGGTCGGGGGCCAGGACCGCGCCGGTCGGGTTCTGGAACAGGGGCTGGCAGACGAACACCCGGGCGCCGGTGGCCCGGAAGGCGTCCGCGAGCAGGTCGGGGCGGACGCCGTCGCGGTCCACCGGCACCGGGACGGGGCGCAGTCCGCCCGCCCGGGCGAGGGCGAGCATGCCGGGGTAGGTGGGCGACTCGACCAGCACCGGGGCGCCGGGCGGGGCGAGCGCGCGCAGGGCGGTGGCCAGCGCGGCCTGGCCGCCCGCCGCGATCAGCACGTCGGCGGCGCCCACCGTGCCGCCGATCTCGCGCGCGAACCACTCCCGCAGCTCCGGCAGCCCCTCCAGCGGCGGCCGCGCCCAGGCGCCGGGGCGCCGGCCCGCGCGGGCGAGCGCCGCCGCCATGGCCCGCTCCGGCTGGAGCGAGGGATGGAGGTAGCCGCCGTTGAACTCCAGCACCCCGGGCGGCGGCGCGGCCAGCGAGACCGTGACCCCGGAGGCGTCCACGGTGCGCGGTACGAGATCGGCGCTGCCGTCGGCGCTCAGCGCGACCTCCTGCCAGGAGGTGTCCCCGGCCGGCTCCCGCTCGGCGCGCGGCCGGGCCCGGAAGGCGCCGGCGCCGGGCCGGGTGACGACCAGGCCCTCGGCGGCCAGCTGGGCGAGGGCCCGCGAGACGGTCACCGGGCTCACCCGGAACCGCTCGACCAGCGCCCTGCTCGACGGCAGCTTCTCACCGGTCGAGTAGCGGTCCAGCTCCCTTCGCAGCCGTTCCGCCAGTTCTCCCACACTGCTACGCTCTTGCATGAAGACACAGAGTAGCGCTATCGACGCGGGCCCGATAGCAGTCACCGCTCCCCCGGAGCACCGGGTGCTCGGAACCGTGCTCGCCGCCCTCGGCGTCGCCTCCTTCTCCCTCACCTTCCCGGCCACCGCCTGGGGCCTGGAGGGTTTCGGCCCCTGGTCGCTGGTGACCGTGCGCAGCGTGCTGGCCGCGCTGGTGGCGGGCGGCGCCCTGCTGGCCCTGCGGGTACGGCTCCCCGAGCGGCGCCGGCTCGGCTCCCTCGCCGTCGTGGCGCTCGGCGTGGTGCTCGGCTTCCCGACGCTGACCACGCTCGCCCTGCGCACCTCCACCACCGCGCACGCGGCCGTCGTGGTGGGGCTGCTGCCGCTGACCACGGCCGTCTGCTCGGCACTGCGCACCGGGCACCGCCCCTCCCGCCGGTTCTGGGTCGCGGCGGTGGCGGGCGCGGCGGCGGTGCTGGCGTTCACCGTGGTGCAGAGCGGCGGCGCGCTCACCGCCGCCGACGGCTATCTGTTCGCCGCCCTGCTGGTGTGCGCCGCCGGGTACACCGAGGGCGGGCTGCTGGCCCGGGTCATGCCGGGCTGGCAGGTGATCGGCTGGGCGCTGGTGCTGTGCCTGCCGCTCACGCTGCCGGCCGCCGCGCTGGCCCTCACGTACGAGCCCGTGCACTTCACCGCGCACGGCGTCGCCGGGGTGCTGTGGGTGGCGCTGGGCTCCCAGTTCCTCGGTCTGGTGGTCTGGTACCGGGGGATGGCGGCCATCGGGGTGCCCCGGGCGAGCCAGTTGCAGTTGGCTCAGCCCCTGCTCACACTGGTGTGGTCGGCGCTGCTGCTGGGCGAGCACTTCACGGCGGCCGCTCCCCTGACCGCCGTCGCCGTGCTCGTGTGCATCGCCGTCACCCAGCGGTCGTGATCGTGAGGAGGGCCGGGAGATGCGTGCGTCCAAAGGGGACCACCTTGTCCAGCACGGCAGGGTGGTCGGCCAACACGACCAGGAGTCCGAAGTCGTCGAAGTGATGGGACAGGAGGGCAACCCGCCCTACCGGGTCCGCTTCCCGGACGGGCACGAGGCGATCATGTCGCCCGGACCCGACTGCCAGGTCAAGCACAGGGAAGAGCCGCAGCGGTAGCTCAGCGGGGCGGGCTCGCCGGCCGCGTGTAGTGGTCCGCGACCACGCGGCGCATCGCCCCGATGGGGTCGGTCGCCATGTCCTGGGCGGCGAAGAACAGGTGCCCGCCGACCTGCGGACGCCGGGCGGCGAGTGCGAGGTGCCGGGACAGCTCCGCCGGGTCCTGCCAGGCCGCCGGACGCCCGTCGGCCCCCGCGGCCCCGGCCCGGTACAGGGCCTCGCCGATGTAGAGCCGGGTCCCGGTGCCGTCGGCGACCCGGGCCCACCAGTCGAGCAGCGTCGTGTAGTCCGCGCCGGTGGCGCCGATCTCCCAGTAGAGCTGGGGCGCGACGTAGTCGATCCAGTGCTCGCGGACCCAGCGGCGGGTGTCCGCGTACAGGTCGTCGTACGTCTGCGCGCCCGCGTCCGTGGCGGAGCCGCGCGGGTCGGTCGCGGCGTTGCGCCACACCCCGAAGGGGCTGATCCCGAAGCGGGTGCCGGGCCGGACCCGTCTGATCCCGGCCGCCATCTCCCCGACCAGCCGGTCGATGTTGTCCCGCCGCCAGTCCGCCCGGCTCGGGAAGGCGCCGCCGTAGCGGTCGTAGGCGTCGTCGTCCTCGAAGGTCTGCCCGTCCTCGGGATAGGGGTAGAAGTAGTCGTCGAAGTGGACCGCGTCGACGGGGTAGCGGGCGACCGCGTCCAGCATGGCCCGCTGGACGAAGGCGCGGACGGCGGGCAGGCCGGGGTTGTAGTAGAGCTTCCCGCCGTACGGCACCGCCCAGTCGGGGTGCGTCCGGGCCGGGTGCGAGGCGGCGAGCAGGCCCGGGTCGGTGTGGTTGGCGATGCGGTACGGGTTGAACCAGGCGTGCAGCTGGAGCCCCCGCGCGTGGGCCTCGCGGACTGCGGTGCCCAGCGGGTCCCAGCCGGGGTCGCGGCCCTGGGTGCCGGTGAGGAACTGCGACCAGGGCTCGTACGGCGAGGGCCACAGGGCGTCGGCGGTCGGCCGCACCTGGAGGATCACCGTGTTCAGCCGGTTGCGCACCGCCCGGTCGAGGTGGGCGATCAGCTCGGCGCGCTGGGCGGCGGCGCCGAGGCCCGGGCGGGAGGGCCAGTCGCGGTTCTCGACCGTCGCCATCCACACGCCCCGCATCTCGGTGGCGGCGCGGGCGCCGGGCGCGCCGGTGGCCCCCCGGGCGCCCCGGGCGGTCGGCACCGCCCGGGTGGCCCCGGTGGTCGCCGCCGCGCAGCCGCCCGCCGCCAGGGCCGACACCGTCGCCAGGGTGAAGGCCCGGCGTGACATGGGTCCCATCCGCACATTCCCTTACGCTCGGGATCCGCATGATCACGGATCGTCCTCCTGGCGATGAATGCCCGCACCCACGCGATCGATCATCGATACTTCGCGGTAACGTGCACGATCGGAGCAGGCGCCGAAACCCGGAGGTCTGCGAGCGAGCCGGAGAACCAGCGAAGGGGACGATGTGACCTTCCCATCGGGAGATATCGAGCGCGTCGGAGTCGTGGGCTGCGGCCAGATGGGCGCCGGCATCGCCGAGGTGTGCGCCCGGGCCGGCCTGAACGTGAAGGTCGCCGAGACCACCGGCGAGGCCCTGGAGATCGGCCGGACCCGGCTGTACAACTCCCTCTCCAAGGCGGCCGAGCGCGGCAAGATCTCCGAGGAGGAGCGGGACGCCACCCAGGCCCGGCTCGGCTTCACCACGGACCTCGGCGAGTTCGCCGACCGCGACCTGGTGATCGAGGCGGTCGTGGAGAGCGAGCCGGTGAAGACGGAGATCTTCCAGGTGCTCGACCAGGTGGTGACCCGCCCGGACGCGATCCTGGCCTCCAACACCTCCTCCATCCCGCTGGTGAAGCTCGCGGTCGCCACCTCGCGCCCGGACCACGTGGTCGGCATCCACTTCTTCAACCCGGCCCCGGTGCAGAAGCTGGTCGAGCTGATCCCCGCGCTCACCACCTCCGAGGGCACCCTCAGCCGCGCCCAGATGTTCGCCGAGAAGGTGCTCGGCAAGCACGCCATCCGCGCCCAGGACCGCTCCGGGTTCGTGGTGAACGCGCTGCTGGTGCCCTATCTGCTCTCCGCGATCCGGATGTTCGAGTCGGGCATCGCGAGCCGCGAGGACATCGACAACGGCATGGAGATGGGCTGCGCCCACCCGATGGGCCCGCTGAAGCTGTCCGACCTGATCGGCCTGGACACCATCGTCTCCATCGCCAACTCGATGTACACCGAGTACAAGGAGCCGCTGTACGCCGCTCCCCCGCTGCTCCAGCGCATGGTCGAGGCGGGCCGCCTGGGCCGCAAGACCGGCTCGGGGTTCTACTCCTACGGCTGACCGCCCGGCCATGGGCCCCGAGCCGGGAGTCCGGCTCGGGGCCCGTGGCCTTTCCGGCCGGGCCGGCGGTACGGCCGTGCCGCCTCCACCGGGGACCAGAACGAGGACGACCGGCTGCTCAGTCCTCCGTGACGCGGATGATCGTCCTGCCCGGGGCACGGGTGGCCGGGGCCAGCGCGGCCGGCGCCTCGGCGAGCGGACGCACGGCGCCGACGACCGGCTTGAGCCGGCCGTCCCGCACCCGCGCGGCGAGATCCGCGAGCCGGGCCCGGTCGGGTTCGACGACGAAGAAGACCGCCCGCCCGTCCTTGGGCCGGACCTTGGGCGGCATGGCGATGGTGACGAGCGTGCCACCGGCCCGGACCAGCGCGGCGGAGCGGTCGAGGACGTCGCCGCCGAGCACGTCGAAGACGACGTCGGCCTCCCCGGCCTCCTCCAGCCGCTCGGTCTCCAGGTCCAGGAACCGGTCGGCGCCCAGGGCGAGGGCCCCCTCCCGGTGAGCGGACCGGCCGGTGCCGACGACCCGGGCGCCGGCCTCGCGGGCGAGCTGCGCCGCGATCGAGCCGACCGCACCCGCGACACCGTGGATCAGGACGGTCTGGCCGGCGGCCAGGCGCCCGTGGTCGAACAGGCCCTGCCAGGCGGTCAGCCCGGAGATCGGCAGCGCGGCGGCCACGGTGTGGTCGATGTCCGCCGGCAGCGGCGCGAGATTGCGGGCCTCCACCGCGACGTACTCGGCGAGGGCGCCGTCACGGGCCCAGTCGGCCAGGCCGAACACCCGCTGCCCGACGCTCAGTCCCGTCGTGCCGTATCCCAGTTCCGCGACGACCCCGGACAGCTCGTGCCCGGGCACACTCGGCGTCCGGTCGCGGCCGGCGCGATCGGTCCACGTGGCCGGCCAGTCCAGTTCCCCGGGGGTGAACCCGGCGGCGTGCACCCGCACGACGACGTCGTTCTCGGCCGCGTGCGGGTGGGGCAGGTCCGTCAGGGACAGCCCGGCGAGACCGGCCTCGCGGTCTCGGACGGTGATGGCTCGCACAAGGGCTCCTCGGTGGGCGTCGTTCCGGTGTGTGTTCTCATCAAGGGGTGCTTTCGCACCGGGCGCGGTGCGGAGCGTGTCATTCGGCCCAGTCGGAGCCCTTGATGACCTCGACGAAGTCGCCGCGGCGGAAGCCGGGCACGAAGTGGGCGAGGACGTCGGCCTTGACGTTGCCGAACGTGGTGTCCGGGCGGTCCTTGAGGCCCTCGGTGAACGCGGCGAGGATCCGGTTCTTGAAGTCGGGGCGGGGATGGGCGGCGACCACCGCGGCACGCTGCTCGTCCGGGACCGCGTGGTAGCCGATGCCCAGGACGTCCAGTTCCACGCCACGGGTGACCAGGGCGATCTCGGGCGCCATGTGCAGCGGGATCTCCACGGTGGTGTGCAGGGCGATGGCCGTCCACACCCGCTCGGCCGGCTCCCCGGTGATGCCGTGGGCGTGCAGGAAGCGGCGGGCCTCGTCGGCGCCGTCGATCTCGAAACGCTGGTCGGTGCGGCGGAAGCGTTGCGTCAGTCCCAGGTCGTGGAACATGGCCCCGACGTAGAGCAGTTCGGGGTCGAAGTCCAGCTTGAGTTCGGCGCCGCGCAGCGACCCGAACAGGAACACCCGGCGCGAGTGGTCGAACAGCAGTGGCGGGGCGGCCTCGCGCACCAGTTCGGTCGCCTCCCGCGCCAGGGCGCTGTCCGGGATGCGCACGCCTGCGATCGTCTCGCTCATCGGGGTCTCCTCCGCTCGGTACCTGTATCCGTGGGCTCCCTCCACCCTCGTCCGTGCCGTAGGCTGCCGCCATGTCCGTCCGGCCATATGAACCACGGATTCAGACATGACGCATCGGATCGCCTTCCTCGTGTTCGACGGCGTGACCCTGCTCGACGTCAGCGGTCCGCTGGAGGTGCTGCACCAGGCGGCCCGGCTCGGGCACCCCTACGACTGCACCCTGGTCTCCCCCGACGGCGGCGACGTCACCACCTCCAGCGGCCCCGTGCTCGCGGGTACGACGGCCGCGGCCGATGCCGGGCCCTTCGACACCCTGGTGATCGCCGGGGCCGACCACCTCGCCGAAGCGGGCCCCCGGCCGGAACTGCTGGCCGCGGCCGGCGCCCTCGCCCCGCGGGCGGCACGGGTCGCCTCCGTGTGCACCGGCGCCTTCGTCCTGGCCGCGCTCGGCCTGCTCGACGACCGCCGGGCCACCACCCACTGGCGCCACGCCCGCACCCTCGCCCGCCGTCACCCTCGCGTGCGCGTCGAACCGGACGCCCTGCACGTCCACGACGGCCGCTACCTCACCTCGGCGGGCATCAGCGCGGGCATCGACCTGACCCTCGCGCTGGTGGAGGACGACCACGGTCCCGACGCCGCCCGTGCCGTCGCCCGCGAACTGGTCGTCTTCATGCAGCGCCCCGGCGGTCAGTCCCAGTTCTCCACCGCGCTGGCCACGCCCACCGCGCGCGGCGGTCTGCTGCGCACGCTGACCGCCGCCGTGCTCGCCGACCCCGCCGCCGACCACAGCCTGCCCGCCATGGCCGCGTCCGCCGCCGTCAGCACCCGGCACCTGACCCGGCTGTTCAGGACCGAACTGCACACCACCCCGGCCCGCTGGGTCGAGCGCGTGCGTCTCGACCGGGCCCAGCAACTCCTCCTCGACGGGCACAGCATCACCGCCGCCGCCCGGTACAGCGGCCTCGGCAGCGACGAGACCCTGCGCCGTGCCTTCGCCCGTCACCTGGGCACCACCCCCACCGAGTACCGCAGGCGCTTCGCCACCACCGGCGAGCAGGCGCCGCGGCCCTGACGGGCTTCCGAGCCGACGCCCGATCACGCACAGCGACAGCCGACGTGCCCGGCACCGCATCCGGTGCCGGGCACGTGCGTTTCACACACCGTGTGCGCGCCGGGCTCGCACATGCCCGGCGCACACGCTCCCCTCGTACCCACCAGGCGAGTTGACTCTTCATGCACGTGCAAGGGGGTACGGAACGTCCCCTTCGACTACGGAAAGGAGTGGACCCGTGACCACCGATCCGGAGCATCCCGTGGTCCATGGAGAACTCGCAGAGTTACGGCGCCGACTGGACGTGGCCTACGCCAGGGTCGAGGGCGGGCTCGCGCTGCTCGGTCACCGCACCGAGGAGACCGCCAAGGAGCTGGACGAGCTGAACTCCCGGATGGTCTCGCTGGAACACGCGCGCTGGCCGCTGCCCTCGCTCGCCGCGCTGACCGCGCTCGGCGCGCTCGTGGTGACCGTCTGGCAGGCGCTGCGCGCCCATTAGCCCACTAGCCCTCGGCCGGCCGGAGATGGTGCAACAGCAGTAGGGCGGCCGCCATGTTGGCGGCCGGGACCTCCCCGCGGGCGATCAGGTCGGGGACGAGTTTGAGCGGGACCCACTCCCTGCGGTCCGACTCGAAGTCGTCCACGGGATGCCCGGTGTACTCGCCCTCGTCGGACCAGTAGATGTGGTGCCGGGCGTCGGTGAGGCCGTTGGACGGCTCCACCGTCATCAGGTGGTGCAGGGGCCCCGGCCGCCAGCCGGTCTCCTCCTCCAGTTCCCGGGCGGCCGCGGCCCTGATGTCCTCGCCGTCCTCGACGACGCCCGCGGCGAGTTCCCAGCCCCAGCTGTCGGTGATGAAGCGGTGCCGCCACAGCAGCAGCACCTCGTTGGCCTCGTTGACGACCGTGGCGACGGCCACCGGGCGCAGCCGGATGAGGAAGTGGTCGAGGTGCCGGCCGTCCGGCAGCTCGACGTCTGCGAGATTGACGCTGAACCAGCGGTTTTCATACACCGTTTGTTCGTTCTGTTTCGTCCACTGCACGGTTCTGCCACCTTTCGCCGATTAGGTGGCAATATCGCAGCAGGGACGGTGCGCCCACAGGGGCCCTACAGTGGCACGCGCAGCGCCCCGTCGATGAGTTCGGCGGCCTCCGTGGTGCCCGGCGAGCCGCAACGTGCCAGGTGTTCGCGCACCGCGCGCAGCCGGTCGCGCAGCCGCTGGGACTCCATCCCCCGCGCCTGTTCGGCCATTTGTACGGCGGTGGCCACGGCCTCCTCCGTGTTGCCCTGGCGCAGTTCGATGGTGCTGAGCATGGCGAGCCGGTGCACTCTTCCCCGGTCGTGGGCGGGGTTGTCCACGGCGGCCGCCGCGTGCTCCCGGGCGGCGCCGAGTTCCCCGAGGCTCAACAGCGCCTCGGCCACCTGGACGTTGACCAGGCCCGGCTGCACATAGCCGGTCTCGTCGGGTTCGTGTCCGCGCCGGATGCGTTCGGCGGCGGTCTCCGCGCGCCGGATGCAGCCGAGGGCACTGCCCGCGTCCCCCAGGTGCGCGTACGCCTTGGCCTGCATCGCGTACAGGTCGGAGGCGAGCGCGGGGGTGATGTGCCGTCCGGCGGTGCGCAGCGCGGCCTCCGCGAAGGCCACCGCCTGCCGGTACTCCCGCATGAACAGCGACTGGTTGACCAGCAGCGCTATCACGTACGCGCCGAGGCCCCGGTCCCCGCTGGCCTTGGCCAGCCGCAGCGCCTGGTGGAAGTAGCGCTGGGCGAGTCCGTGGGCGTCGGAGTCGTAGGCGCAGATGCCGGCGATGGCGACCAGTCCGCCGGTGGCGCGGTGCAGCTGGCGCCCGGTGGCGTCGGTGTAGCCGCCGCGCAGCAGCGGTGCCGCCTCGGCGTTGAGGAAGCCGACGATACGGGCGCGGGTCGCCACGCCCCCGGCCTTGCGGTACATCTGCTCGTAGTGCGTACGGGCCGCGCGCAGCGTCTCGATGTCGGCGGCCGTGACCCGGTGCGGGCCGCCGCGGGAGACGTCGGTGTCCTCGGGCGGGTTCTCCCACTCCCACACCGGCATCACGGCGGGGGTGCCGGTGACGGCGGGGGCGCCGAGGACATGGGGGCGCTGCTGTTCGTCGGAGCGCCACAGGGCGGTGGCCCGTTCCACGAACCCGGACAGCGAGCCGGTGGCCGCGGTGCCGGGGCGGCCGGGCACGCCGAGGCCGATGTCGTCCAGGGTCACGGGCCGGTGCAGCCGGGCGGCGAGCACCTCGCAGATCAGGTCGGGCACCTGGCCGCGTGGCCGCTGGCCCTTCAACCAGCGGGCCACGGCGGTGTGTTCGTAGCGGAGCGCGAGGCCCCGCGCGCGGCCGGCCTGGTTGACGTGGGCGGCGAGACCGGCGTGCGAGATGCCCGCCTCGTCCAGGATGGCGTCGAGCAGAGTGTTGGGCTGCATGGGTGACCCCCGAGTGCCTGGTGCCGCCAGCCTAGTCGCCCCGCGTTCACACGGGGTGTGAACCGAGTGCCCG
This Streptomyces misionensis DNA region includes the following protein-coding sequences:
- a CDS encoding GlxA family transcriptional regulator, giving the protein MTHRIAFLVFDGVTLLDVSGPLEVLHQAARLGHPYDCTLVSPDGGDVTTSSGPVLAGTTAAADAGPFDTLVIAGADHLAEAGPRPELLAAAGALAPRAARVASVCTGAFVLAALGLLDDRRATTHWRHARTLARRHPRVRVEPDALHVHDGRYLTSAGISAGIDLTLALVEDDHGPDAARAVARELVVFMQRPGGQSQFSTALATPTARGGLLRTLTAAVLADPAADHSLPAMAASAAVSTRHLTRLFRTELHTTPARWVERVRLDRAQQLLLDGHSITAAARYSGLGSDETLRRAFARHLGTTPTEYRRRFATTGEQAPRP
- a CDS encoding NUDIX domain-containing protein, translating into MQWTKQNEQTVYENRWFSVNLADVELPDGRHLDHFLIRLRPVAVATVVNEANEVLLLWRHRFITDSWGWELAAGVVEDGEDIRAAAARELEEETGWRPGPLHHLMTVEPSNGLTDARHHIYWSDEGEYTGHPVDDFESDRREWVPLKLVPDLIARGEVPAANMAAALLLLHHLRPAEG
- a CDS encoding transcriptional regulator; this translates as MQPNTLLDAILDEAGISHAGLAAHVNQAGRARGLALRYEHTAVARWLKGQRPRGQVPDLICEVLAARLHRPVTLDDIGLGVPGRPGTAATGSLSGFVERATALWRSDEQQRPHVLGAPAVTGTPAVMPVWEWENPPEDTDVSRGGPHRVTAADIETLRAARTHYEQMYRKAGGVATRARIVGFLNAEAAPLLRGGYTDATGRQLHRATGGLVAIAGICAYDSDAHGLAQRYFHQALRLAKASGDRGLGAYVIALLVNQSLFMREYRQAVAFAEAALRTAGRHITPALASDLYAMQAKAYAHLGDAGSALGCIRRAETAAERIRRGHEPDETGYVQPGLVNVQVAEALLSLGELGAAREHAAAAVDNPAHDRGRVHRLAMLSTIELRQGNTEEAVATAVQMAEQARGMESQRLRDRLRAVREHLARCGSPGTTEAAELIDGALRVPL